In Caretta caretta isolate rCarCar2 chromosome 4, rCarCar1.hap1, whole genome shotgun sequence, one genomic interval encodes:
- the PDCL2 gene encoding phosducin-like protein 2: MQDPNEDTEWNDILRDFGILPPKDEPKDETEEMVLRLQKEAEVKPYERMTLKELNEAEDDFDEDDMKALEMYRQQRLQEWKILQKRQKYGELREISGEQYVKEVTNAQKDVWVVIHLYRSSIPMCLLVNQHLSLLARKFPEIKFIKAIVNSCIQNYHDRCLPTVFVYRNGQIKGRFIGITECGGTNLKLEELEWKLAQVGAIKTDLEENPKQNIKDMMMSSVRSASIHDTNSASRDNDETKCYSHRNF, translated from the exons GATCCAAATGAAGATACGGAATGGAATGACATATTAAGAGATTTTGGAATTCTACCTCCAAAAGATGAGCCAAAAGatgaaactgaagaaatggttttACGTTTACAGAAAGAAGCAGAGG TGAAACCATATGAAAGAATGACTCTTAAAGAACTAAATGAAGCTGAAGATGACTTTGATGAAGATGATATGAAAGCTCTTGAAATGTATAG GCAACAACGGTTGCAAGAATGGAAAATTCTtcagaaaagacaaaaatatgGGGAGCTGAGAGAAATTTCTGGTGAGCAATATGTGAAAGAAGTCACAAATGCTCAGAAGGATGTGTGGGTTGTAATTCATCTATATAGATCAAG CATCCCAATGTGCTTACTAGTTAACCAGCATCTCAGCCTGCTAGCCAGAAAGTTTCCAGAAATCAAGTTTATCAAAGCCATTGTGAATAGCTGTATTCAAAACTACCATGACAGATGTTTACCCACAGTTTTTGTGTACAGAAATGGTCAGATAAAAGGCAGGTTCATTGGAATTACTGAATGTGGAGGGACAAATCTTAAACTAGAAG AGCTTGAATGGAAGTTAGCACAAGTTGGAGCAATAAAAACTGACTTAGaagaaaaccccaaacaaaacattAAGGATATGATGATGTCTTCAGTTAGAAGTGCTTCTATTCATGACACCAACAGTGCTAGTAGGGACAATGATGAGACCAAATGTTACTCACACAGGAATTTTTAA